The Micromonospora krabiensis genome window below encodes:
- a CDS encoding exodeoxyribonuclease VII small subunit, giving the protein MTDETKAGPDERLSYEQARAELASVVERLEAGGTSLEESLALWERGEALAVICQRWLDGARARIDAARQEQTS; this is encoded by the coding sequence ATGACTGACGAGACGAAGGCCGGGCCGGACGAGCGGCTCAGCTACGAGCAGGCGCGCGCCGAACTGGCGTCCGTGGTGGAGCGCCTGGAGGCCGGCGGTACGTCGCTGGAGGAGTCGCTGGCGCTCTGGGAGCGCGGTGAGGCCCTCGCGGTGATCTGCCAGCGCTGGCTGGACGGCGCCCGGGCCCGCATCGACGCCGCCCGCCAGGAGCAGACCTCCTGA
- a CDS encoding DUF4245 domain-containing protein — MEPAQPADRVPAEPTPTDGPGPTANEPAPVLADPPAPPPAVDARRSERSPKDMAISLLVLLVPIALLLAFYRGFLGGDQANTVDPAPAVEQAQAANAFPVSQPVDLGSDWSTVNARYQAVEGGATLRIGYVTPEGRGAQLVQSNVAAERLLPAELTDQAQPQGQVDLAGRMWQRYTARSNEQALVLLEPGRTVIVVGDARDNELRQLAGSLR; from the coding sequence GTGGAACCCGCACAGCCTGCCGACCGCGTCCCCGCCGAGCCGACCCCGACCGACGGCCCCGGCCCGACCGCCAACGAGCCGGCTCCGGTCCTCGCGGACCCGCCGGCGCCGCCGCCGGCCGTCGACGCCCGCCGGTCCGAGCGGTCGCCGAAGGACATGGCGATCTCCCTGCTGGTGCTGCTCGTCCCGATCGCCCTGTTGTTGGCGTTCTACCGGGGTTTCCTCGGCGGCGACCAGGCGAACACCGTCGACCCCGCGCCCGCGGTGGAGCAGGCGCAGGCCGCCAACGCCTTCCCGGTCAGCCAGCCGGTCGACCTCGGCTCGGACTGGAGCACGGTCAACGCCCGCTATCAGGCCGTCGAGGGCGGCGCGACGCTGCGGATCGGCTACGTGACCCCGGAGGGCCGCGGCGCGCAGCTGGTGCAGAGCAACGTCGCGGCCGAACGGCTGCTGCCGGCCGAGCTGACCGACCAGGCCCAACCGCAGGGCCAGGTCGACCTGGCCGGGCGGATGTGGCAGCGGTACACCGCCCGGTCGAACGAGCAGGCGCTGGTGCTGTTGGAGCCGGGCCGGACGGTGATCGTGGTGGGCGACGCCCGGGACAACGAGCTGCGCCAGCTCGCCGGCTCGTTGCGCTGA
- the glpX gene encoding class II fructose-bisphosphatase, translating to MTNTRTRIPQNLDRNLALDLVRVTEAAAMAAGRWVGRGDKEGGDGAAVDAMRKLINSIPMRGVVVIGEGEKDNAPMLFNGEEVGDGTGPEVDVAVDPIDGTTLMSKGMPNALAVLAVAERGAMFDPSAVFYMEKLAVGPVYADVVDINAGVAENLRRIAKVKGTDISEVTVCVLDRSRHDDLVAQIRRAGAGIRFISDGDIAGAIAAARGESDVDVLMGIGGTPEGITAACALKCMGGVMQAKLWPRDDEEREKALAAGHDLDRVLTTDDLVTGDNCFFVATGVTSGDLLRGVRYRAGGAYTQSIVMRSKSGTIRVIDSYHRLEKLALYSAVDFDGRPLAEQE from the coding sequence ATGACCAACACCAGGACGCGGATCCCGCAGAATCTGGACCGCAATCTCGCCCTCGACCTGGTCCGGGTCACCGAGGCCGCGGCGATGGCCGCCGGCCGGTGGGTCGGCCGTGGCGACAAGGAGGGTGGCGACGGAGCCGCCGTCGACGCCATGCGCAAGCTGATCAACTCGATTCCGATGCGCGGGGTCGTGGTGATCGGCGAGGGCGAGAAGGACAACGCCCCGATGCTCTTCAACGGTGAGGAGGTCGGTGACGGGACCGGTCCGGAGGTGGACGTGGCGGTCGACCCGATCGACGGCACGACGCTCATGAGCAAGGGCATGCCGAACGCCCTGGCGGTGCTGGCGGTGGCCGAGCGGGGCGCGATGTTCGACCCGAGCGCCGTCTTCTACATGGAGAAGCTCGCCGTGGGCCCGGTCTACGCCGACGTGGTGGACATCAACGCCGGGGTCGCCGAGAACCTCCGCCGGATCGCCAAGGTCAAGGGCACCGACATCTCCGAGGTGACGGTGTGCGTGCTCGACCGGTCCCGGCACGACGACCTGGTCGCCCAGATCCGCCGGGCGGGCGCCGGCATCCGCTTCATCTCCGACGGCGACATCGCCGGCGCGATCGCCGCGGCCCGCGGCGAGTCGGACGTCGACGTGCTGATGGGCATCGGCGGCACCCCGGAGGGGATCACCGCGGCCTGCGCCCTGAAGTGCATGGGCGGTGTGATGCAGGCGAAGCTCTGGCCCAGGGACGACGAGGAGCGCGAGAAGGCACTGGCCGCCGGGCACGACCTCGACCGGGTGCTGACCACCGACGACCTGGTCACCGGCGACAACTGCTTCTTCGTGGCCACCGGTGTGACCTCCGGCGACCTGCTACGCGGGGTGCGCTACCGGGCGGGTGGGGCGTACACGCAGTCGATCGTGATGCGCTCCAAGAGCGGCACGATCCGGGTGATCGACTCGTATCACCGGCTGGAGAAGTTGGCGCTCTACTCGGCCGTCGACTTCGACGGTCGACCCCTGGCCGAGCAGGAGTGA
- a CDS encoding DMT family transporter, translating to MSTGTTARPVLPATRRIIGVGLASVSGVAVAVQSRINGELGVRLNDGFAAAVVSFGLGLLVLLALVPATPTGRRGLVAVRRALVAGSLRPWQCLGGVCGAFLVATQGLTIGTLGVAVFTVAVVAGQSGSSLAVDRAGIGPTGRQAITGQRLAGAALTVVAVLIAVSDRLGEPDALVLAVLPLLAGVGIAWQQAVNGRVRAAADSALTATLVNFAVGTAALLVTLAVDVAVRGWPTGSLPSEPWLYLGGPIGIVFIAIAAAIVRYTGVLLLGLATIAGQVVGAVLLDLVLPTAASHPGFTTLLGAALTMVAVLVAALAPQR from the coding sequence GTGAGCACGGGGACCACGGCCCGGCCCGTCCTGCCGGCCACCCGCCGGATCATCGGGGTGGGCCTGGCGAGCGTCTCCGGGGTCGCCGTCGCCGTGCAGTCGCGGATCAACGGCGAGTTGGGCGTACGCCTGAACGACGGTTTCGCCGCGGCCGTGGTCTCCTTCGGCCTGGGCCTGCTGGTGCTGCTGGCCCTGGTGCCCGCCACACCCACCGGGCGGCGCGGGCTGGTGGCCGTCCGCCGGGCGCTCGTCGCTGGCTCGCTGCGCCCGTGGCAGTGCCTCGGCGGCGTCTGCGGCGCGTTCCTCGTGGCCACCCAGGGGCTGACCATCGGCACGCTCGGGGTGGCCGTCTTCACGGTGGCGGTGGTCGCCGGCCAGTCCGGCAGCAGCCTGGCCGTCGACCGGGCCGGCATCGGCCCGACCGGCCGGCAGGCGATCACCGGCCAACGGCTCGCCGGCGCCGCGCTGACCGTGGTCGCGGTGCTGATCGCCGTCAGCGACCGGCTCGGTGAGCCGGACGCGCTGGTGCTGGCCGTCCTGCCGCTCCTGGCCGGGGTCGGCATCGCCTGGCAGCAGGCGGTCAACGGCCGGGTCCGGGCCGCCGCCGACAGTGCGCTGACCGCCACGCTGGTCAACTTCGCCGTCGGCACGGCGGCCCTGCTCGTCACGCTGGCCGTCGACGTCGCGGTCCGCGGCTGGCCGACCGGCAGCCTGCCCAGCGAACCCTGGCTCTACCTGGGCGGCCCGATCGGCATCGTGTTCATCGCGATCGCCGCCGCGATCGTGCGCTACACCGGGGTGCTCCTGCTCGGCCTCGCCACGATCGCCGGCCAGGTCGTCGGCGCCGTCCTGCTGGACCTCGTCCTGCCGACGGCGGCCTCGCACCCCGGTTTCACGACCCTGCTCGGCGCCGCCCTCACGATGGTCGCCGTGCTCGTCGCCGCCCTCGCGCCCCAGCGCTGA
- a CDS encoding NAD(P)/FAD-dependent oxidoreductase, with the protein MREVDVAVIGAGPAGLFAAYYAGFRGLSVAVIDALPEPGGQVTAMYPEKLILDVAGFPSIKGRDLVANLVAQAAPFAPRYLLGTRAEKLSYSDGNPVLGLAGGEQLRCGAVVVTGGLGSFTPRPLPVAEGFVGGGIVYFVPQPAELADRDVLIVGGGDSAFDWALTLHPLARSVTLVHRREKFRAHAATVARVLALPIRVVVNAEVTRLHGDGLVSGAEITVRGGAAETLPVDTVVAALGFTADLGPLTEWGLRLDRRHIVVDSTMATNLPRVFAAGDITEYPGKVRLIATGFGEAATAVNNAAVAIDPAAHLFPGHSSDAG; encoded by the coding sequence ATGCGTGAGGTCGATGTCGCCGTGATCGGGGCCGGTCCAGCCGGTCTCTTCGCCGCGTACTACGCCGGGTTCCGAGGGCTCTCCGTGGCGGTGATCGACGCGCTGCCGGAGCCCGGTGGGCAGGTCACGGCCATGTACCCGGAGAAGCTGATCCTCGACGTGGCCGGCTTCCCGTCGATCAAGGGCCGCGACCTGGTGGCCAACCTGGTGGCCCAGGCGGCCCCGTTCGCGCCCCGCTACCTGCTCGGCACCCGGGCGGAGAAGCTCTCCTACAGCGACGGCAACCCGGTGCTCGGCCTCGCCGGCGGTGAGCAGCTGCGCTGCGGCGCGGTGGTCGTCACCGGCGGGCTGGGCAGCTTCACGCCGCGCCCGCTCCCGGTGGCCGAGGGCTTCGTGGGCGGCGGGATCGTCTACTTCGTGCCCCAGCCGGCCGAGCTGGCCGACCGGGACGTGCTGATCGTCGGTGGCGGCGACTCCGCCTTCGACTGGGCGTTGACGCTGCACCCGCTGGCCCGATCGGTGACGCTCGTGCACCGGCGCGAGAAGTTCCGGGCGCACGCCGCCACCGTCGCGCGGGTGCTCGCGTTGCCGATCCGGGTGGTGGTCAACGCCGAGGTGACCCGGCTGCACGGCGACGGCCTGGTCAGCGGGGCGGAGATCACCGTTCGCGGCGGCGCCGCGGAGACGTTGCCGGTCGACACCGTCGTCGCGGCGCTCGGCTTCACCGCCGACCTCGGCCCACTGACCGAGTGGGGGTTGCGGCTGGACCGGCGGCACATCGTGGTGGACAGCACGATGGCGACCAACCTGCCGCGGGTCTTCGCGGCCGGCGACATCACCGAGTACCCGGGCAAGGTCCGGCTGATCGCCACCGGCTTCGGCGAGGCGGCGACGGCGGTCAACAACGCGGCCGTGGCGATCGACCCCGCCGCCCACCTCTTCCCGGGCCACTCGTCCGACGCCGGCTGA
- a CDS encoding rhomboid family intramembrane serine protease produces the protein MTLLPGSGDPNRFGTEAFYAALGRAFVAMCAVVPFLFLIEAADQGLGFGLDATAGIIPHRIDGLDGVFFSPFLHHGFDHLYSNSIPLILLGTFVLAAGARRFLWSTLVIILVSGLGVWFTGSSSTVVVGASGVIFGYLGILLTRGIFERSWWNFAVFLLVGLLYGWQLVGILPTDDRISWQGHLFGLLGGVVAAIVFRRRRNDRGGPYHSESSLTLP, from the coding sequence GTGACCCTGCTCCCCGGAAGCGGCGACCCGAACCGGTTCGGCACCGAGGCGTTCTACGCGGCGCTCGGCCGGGCCTTCGTCGCGATGTGCGCGGTGGTGCCGTTCCTCTTCCTCATCGAGGCCGCCGACCAGGGTCTCGGGTTCGGCCTGGACGCCACCGCCGGCATCATCCCGCACCGCATCGACGGCCTCGACGGGGTCTTCTTCTCGCCGTTCCTGCACCACGGCTTCGACCACCTCTACAGCAACAGCATCCCGCTGATCCTGCTCGGCACCTTCGTGCTCGCCGCGGGCGCCCGCCGGTTCCTCTGGTCCACGTTGGTGATCATTCTGGTCAGCGGGCTCGGCGTCTGGTTCACCGGCTCGTCCAGCACGGTCGTGGTCGGGGCGAGCGGCGTCATCTTCGGCTACCTCGGCATCCTGCTCACCCGCGGCATCTTCGAGCGCAGCTGGTGGAACTTCGCCGTCTTCCTCCTGGTCGGCCTGCTCTACGGCTGGCAACTGGTCGGCATCCTGCCCACCGACGACCGGATCTCCTGGCAGGGGCACCTGTTCGGGCTGCTCGGCGGCGTGGTCGCGGCCATCGTGTTCCGCCGCCGCCGCAACGACCGTGGCGGCCCCTACCACTCCGAGTCCTCGCTCACCCTGCCCTGA
- a CDS encoding aggregation-promoting factor C-terminal-like domain-containing protein — protein sequence MSRLWSRLGARTAAVALLSVGVAGGFYLGEDRETQQQGLTAQVGAEVDQAEYEYQRERHAAHQVQSARQRAAEYQAKLRAAEAAKEAADRAKRAEQAAASRKRARDAANAPAKPYDGPIPESCSEYSGNRAIGCAEMLKMFPIKEFPCLEKLWTKESGWNHKAKNSSSGAYGIPQALPGSKMGSVADDWQTNPATQIKWGLGYIKGRYDTPCGAWSYFQNNGHY from the coding sequence GTGAGTCGGCTGTGGAGCCGGTTGGGTGCCCGTACGGCCGCCGTCGCACTGCTCTCCGTGGGCGTTGCCGGCGGCTTCTATCTGGGCGAAGACCGGGAGACCCAGCAACAGGGCCTCACCGCGCAGGTCGGCGCCGAGGTCGACCAGGCCGAGTACGAGTACCAGCGTGAGCGGCACGCCGCCCACCAGGTGCAGTCCGCCCGGCAGCGCGCGGCCGAGTACCAGGCCAAGCTCCGGGCCGCCGAGGCGGCGAAGGAGGCCGCCGACCGGGCCAAGCGGGCCGAGCAGGCCGCGGCGTCCCGCAAGCGCGCCCGGGACGCGGCCAACGCGCCCGCAAAGCCGTACGACGGACCGATCCCCGAGTCCTGCTCGGAGTACAGCGGCAACCGGGCGATCGGCTGCGCGGAGATGCTCAAGATGTTCCCCATCAAGGAGTTCCCCTGCCTGGAGAAGCTCTGGACGAAGGAGAGCGGCTGGAACCACAAGGCCAAGAACTCCTCGTCCGGCGCCTACGGCATCCCGCAGGCGCTCCCGGGCAGCAAGATGGGTTCGGTCGCCGACGACTGGCAGACCAACCCGGCCACCCAGATCAAGTGGGGGCTGGGCTACATCAAGGGCCGGTACGACACGCCCTGCGGGGCCTGGTCGTACTTCCAGAACAACGGCCACTACTGA
- a CDS encoding PhoH family protein has translation MTTRRTTAGADQTPAATATTRRATRSRRTAATAPADSLEPRPDGQVFVLDTSVLLSDPAAFHRFDEHEVVLPLVVISELEGKRHHPELGWFARQSLRMLDELRVRHGRLDRPVPANDVGGTLRVELNHTDDGVLPPGFRTESNDARILSVALNLATEGRSVTLVSKDMPLRVKAASVGLRADEYRHGQASDPTWTGMAELALAEEQIGRLYAGDALDVDEAAGLPCHTGLVLHSARGSALGRVLPDKTVRLVRGDREAFGVHGRSAEQRIALDLLLDESIGIVSLGGRAGTGKSALALCAGLEAVMERRRHKKVIVFRPLYAVGGQELGYLPGSESEKMSPWAQAVFDTLGAVVHENVLEEVTSRGLLEVLPLTHIRGRSLHDAFVIVDEAQSLERGVLLTVLSRIGQGSRVVLTHDVAQRDNLRVGRHDGVTAVIEALKGHPLFAHVTLSRSERSPIAAMVTDLLEDIPT, from the coding sequence GTGACGACTCGCCGTACCACCGCCGGTGCCGACCAGACCCCGGCCGCGACTGCCACGACCCGCCGCGCCACCCGGAGCCGCCGCACGGCGGCCACCGCGCCGGCCGACAGCTTGGAGCCTCGACCAGACGGCCAGGTCTTCGTCCTGGACACGTCGGTCCTGCTCTCCGACCCCGCGGCGTTCCACCGCTTCGACGAGCACGAGGTGGTGTTGCCGCTCGTGGTGATCTCCGAGTTGGAGGGCAAGCGGCACCACCCCGAGCTGGGCTGGTTCGCCCGCCAGTCGCTGCGCATGCTCGACGAGCTGCGCGTGCGGCACGGCCGGCTGGATCGGCCGGTGCCCGCCAACGACGTCGGCGGGACCCTGCGGGTGGAGCTGAACCACACCGACGACGGGGTGTTGCCGCCCGGCTTCCGCACCGAGTCCAACGACGCCCGCATCCTCTCCGTGGCGCTCAACCTGGCCACCGAGGGCCGGTCGGTGACGCTGGTCAGCAAGGACATGCCGCTGCGGGTCAAGGCCGCGTCGGTCGGCCTGCGGGCCGACGAGTACCGGCACGGCCAGGCCAGCGACCCGACCTGGACCGGCATGGCCGAGCTGGCGCTGGCCGAGGAGCAGATCGGCCGGCTCTACGCCGGGGACGCCCTCGACGTGGACGAGGCCGCCGGGCTGCCCTGTCACACCGGCCTGGTGCTGCACTCCGCCCGTGGGTCGGCGCTCGGCCGGGTGCTGCCGGACAAGACGGTCCGGCTGGTCCGCGGCGACCGGGAGGCGTTCGGCGTGCACGGCCGCTCCGCGGAGCAACGGATCGCCCTGGACCTGCTGCTGGACGAGTCGATCGGCATCGTGTCGCTCGGCGGCCGAGCCGGCACCGGCAAGTCCGCCCTGGCGCTCTGCGCCGGGTTGGAGGCGGTGATGGAGCGGCGCCGGCACAAGAAGGTGATCGTGTTCCGCCCGCTGTACGCCGTCGGCGGCCAGGAACTGGGTTATCTGCCCGGGTCCGAGTCGGAGAAGATGTCGCCCTGGGCGCAGGCGGTCTTCGACACGCTCGGCGCCGTGGTGCACGAGAACGTGCTGGAGGAGGTCACCTCGCGCGGCCTGCTCGAGGTGCTGCCGCTGACGCACATCCGTGGGCGCAGCCTCCACGACGCCTTCGTGATCGTGGACGAGGCGCAGTCCCTGGAGCGGGGCGTGCTGCTGACCGTGCTGTCCCGGATCGGCCAGGGCTCCCGGGTGGTCCTCACGCACGACGTGGCGCAGCGGGACAATCTGCGGGTCGGTCGGCATGACGGCGTGACCGCGGTGATCGAGGCGTTGAAGGGCCATCCGCTCTTCGCCCACGTCACGCTCAGCCGTTCGGAGCGGTCGCCGATCGCCGCCATGGTGACGGATCTTCTGGAGGACATCCCCACCTAG
- a CDS encoding XRE family transcriptional regulator: MTETANARKIAFATFVRRALDEARATRAWSGTEVSRRTGVSRQTINRWVRGDWASDPEAERVVAFCEGLGLNPATAFAALGWDRTAAAPRGNQPPPPMDPDVEALLRRLVDPEVSDAEKFHIRETIRYLAYRPTLPLDVRKREQQAG; this comes from the coding sequence GTGACCGAGACGGCCAACGCCCGGAAGATCGCATTCGCCACCTTCGTCCGGCGCGCCCTCGACGAGGCGCGCGCGACCCGGGCATGGAGCGGCACCGAGGTCTCCCGGCGCACCGGCGTCTCCCGCCAGACCATCAACCGGTGGGTCCGCGGCGACTGGGCCAGCGACCCGGAGGCCGAGCGGGTGGTTGCCTTCTGCGAGGGCCTCGGCCTCAACCCCGCCACCGCGTTCGCGGCCCTCGGGTGGGACCGCACGGCCGCCGCTCCGCGCGGCAACCAGCCGCCCCCGCCGATGGACCCGGACGTCGAGGCACTGCTGCGCCGGCTGGTCGACCCCGAGGTGTCGGACGCGGAGAAGTTCCACATCCGCGAAACCATCCGATACCTCGCCTACCGCCCCACTCTCCCGCTCGATGTCCGAAAGCGAGAGCAACAGGCCGGCTAG
- the otsB gene encoding trehalose-phosphatase translates to MPPLNVGNQQPRTPLNADEAWRTTAGRAPRTVLFFDFDGTLAPVDDDPTAVQPAPKVLAAIESLAPLVRRIAIVSARPVEFLREHLGGLDGVDLYGLYGLEHSHSGGETVTEPAALPWVPTMAELADLARAELPAGTLVEFKRLSVALHWRTAPQLGDAVQEWGRAQADRLGLRVQAGRMVLELKPPVDRDKGMVIGEVIRDAGGAWYFGDDVSDIKAFAALRARAAADPDFFGVCVAVANPETGQEVAHAADLTIDSPAALGDFLTEATHHLT, encoded by the coding sequence GTGCCGCCGTTGAATGTGGGCAACCAGCAGCCGAGGACTCCGTTGAACGCTGACGAGGCCTGGCGTACGACCGCCGGTCGGGCCCCCCGGACAGTGCTCTTCTTCGACTTCGACGGAACGCTCGCGCCGGTCGACGACGACCCGACCGCCGTGCAGCCCGCACCCAAGGTGCTGGCCGCGATCGAGTCGCTGGCCCCGCTGGTCCGGCGGATCGCGATCGTCTCCGCCCGGCCGGTCGAGTTCCTCCGAGAGCACCTCGGCGGCCTCGACGGGGTGGACCTCTACGGCCTCTACGGCCTCGAACACAGCCACTCCGGCGGTGAGACGGTCACCGAGCCGGCGGCGCTGCCCTGGGTGCCCACCATGGCCGAGCTCGCCGACCTCGCCCGGGCCGAGCTGCCGGCGGGCACGCTGGTCGAGTTCAAGCGGCTGTCCGTGGCGCTGCACTGGCGCACCGCACCGCAACTCGGCGACGCCGTACAGGAGTGGGGCCGGGCCCAGGCCGACCGGCTCGGGCTGCGCGTGCAGGCGGGCCGCATGGTGCTCGAACTCAAGCCTCCGGTCGACCGCGACAAGGGCATGGTGATCGGCGAGGTGATCCGGGACGCCGGTGGCGCCTGGTACTTCGGCGACGACGTCTCCGACATCAAGGCGTTCGCCGCGCTGCGCGCCCGCGCCGCCGCCGACCCGGACTTCTTCGGCGTCTGCGTGGCCGTGGCCAACCCGGAGACGGGGCAGGAGGTCGCCCACGCCGCCGACCTCACGATCGACTCCCCCGCCGCCCTCGGCGACTTCCTCACCGAAGCCACCCACCACCTCACCTGA
- a CDS encoding isoprenyl transferase, with translation MSLRNLIYSVYERRLTAKLAGKPVPRHVGVMCDGNRRWAKEMGFVDPNDGHRVGAAKIKHVLGWCDQAGIAHVTLYLLATDNLRRPASELDPLLQIIEDLVVELAEEGNPWRLRMVGALDLLPAQTAAALKAAEERTRDRSGGAEVNIAVGYGGRREITDAVRSLLLEHAASGGTIEELAEVLDVEHIAEHLYTRGQPDPDLVIRTSGEQRLSGFMLWQSAHSEFYFCELNWPDFRHIDFLRALRSYANRQRRYGA, from the coding sequence ATGTCTCTGCGGAACCTTATCTACTCCGTGTACGAGCGCCGTCTGACGGCCAAGCTCGCGGGCAAGCCAGTGCCCCGGCACGTCGGAGTGATGTGCGACGGCAACCGCAGGTGGGCCAAGGAGATGGGCTTCGTCGACCCGAACGACGGACACCGGGTCGGCGCCGCCAAGATCAAGCACGTGCTGGGCTGGTGCGACCAGGCGGGCATCGCCCACGTCACCCTCTACCTGCTGGCCACGGACAACCTGCGCCGGCCGGCCAGCGAGCTCGACCCGCTGCTCCAGATCATCGAGGACCTGGTGGTGGAGTTGGCGGAGGAGGGCAACCCGTGGCGGCTGCGCATGGTCGGCGCGCTCGACCTGCTGCCCGCGCAGACCGCCGCAGCGTTGAAGGCGGCCGAGGAGCGCACCCGGGACCGCAGCGGCGGGGCCGAGGTGAACATCGCGGTCGGCTACGGCGGCCGGCGGGAGATCACCGACGCGGTCCGCTCGCTGCTGCTGGAACACGCCGCGTCCGGCGGCACCATCGAGGAGCTGGCCGAGGTGCTCGACGTCGAGCACATCGCCGAACACCTCTACACGCGTGGTCAGCCCGACCCGGACCTGGTGATCCGGACGAGCGGTGAGCAGCGCCTCTCCGGCTTCATGCTCTGGCAGTCGGCGCACTCCGAGTTCTACTTCTGCGAACTCAACTGGCCCGACTTCCGGCACATCGACTTCCTCCGGGCGCTGCGCTCGTACGCCAACCGCCAACGCCGCTACGGCGCCTGA
- a CDS encoding geranylgeranyl reductase family protein has translation MGDDFDVAVVGAGPAGSAAALAARRAGARVLLLDRADFPRDKACGDGIAAHALEVLDELGVRDVVAGYAPLPALRLIGPSGDAVARRLPRPAYTVPREVFDARLVAAAVAAGATLRRHTVRRIEQHADGVVLDGELTARVVVGADGAGSVVRRALGHPVNPDRHLALAIRGYAPALPGPPEQLIVTSGRRWPAYAWSFPIGDGRANVGYGEVLRGEPLTRRYLLDRLAALLPGTDPATVDGLRAHHLPLSTHRPSPGRGRVLLAGDALSLINPFTGEGIFYALLSGALAGAAAAGSPQRPVARYVDALRRRLGTHLRHSSAAAWLARRRRVVDAAVRAARRDDRVYRTVVELGLGDGRLDGRTLAMIGLGLVSQDRPPRR, from the coding sequence ATGGGTGACGACTTCGACGTGGCGGTGGTCGGCGCCGGCCCGGCCGGTTCGGCGGCCGCGCTGGCGGCCCGGCGGGCGGGCGCCCGCGTCCTGTTGCTGGACCGGGCCGACTTCCCGCGCGACAAGGCGTGCGGCGACGGGATCGCGGCCCATGCGCTGGAGGTCCTCGACGAGCTGGGCGTACGCGACGTGGTCGCCGGCTACGCCCCGCTCCCGGCGCTGCGACTGATCGGCCCGAGCGGCGACGCGGTGGCGCGGAGGCTGCCCCGGCCGGCGTACACGGTGCCCCGGGAGGTCTTCGACGCCCGGCTGGTGGCCGCCGCGGTGGCCGCCGGGGCGACGCTGCGCCGGCACACCGTACGCCGGATCGAGCAGCACGCCGACGGGGTCGTCCTCGACGGGGAACTCACCGCGCGGGTGGTGGTGGGGGCGGACGGCGCCGGGTCGGTGGTCCGGCGGGCGCTCGGGCACCCCGTGAACCCGGACCGGCACCTGGCGCTGGCCATCCGGGGGTACGCGCCGGCGTTGCCGGGCCCGCCCGAACAGCTCATCGTGACGTCGGGGCGGCGCTGGCCGGCGTACGCCTGGTCGTTCCCGATCGGTGACGGCCGCGCGAACGTCGGGTACGGGGAGGTGCTGCGGGGCGAGCCGCTGACCCGGCGGTACCTGCTCGACCGGCTCGCCGCCCTGCTGCCCGGCACCGACCCGGCGACCGTCGACGGGCTGCGCGCACACCACCTGCCGCTGTCGACCCACCGCCCGTCGCCCGGCCGGGGCCGGGTGCTGCTGGCCGGTGACGCGCTCTCGCTGATCAATCCCTTCACCGGAGAGGGGATCTTCTACGCCCTGCTCTCCGGAGCGCTGGCCGGCGCGGCGGCGGCCGGTTCGCCGCAGCGGCCCGTCGCGCGGTACGTCGACGCGCTGCGCCGCCGTCTCGGCACCCACCTGCGGCACAGCTCGGCGGCGGCCTGGCTGGCCCGACGTCGCCGGGTGGTCGACGCCGCGGTGCGGGCCGCGCGGCGCGACGATCGGGTCTACCGGACGGTAGTGGAGCTGGGGCTCGGCGACGGACGGCTCGACGGACGCACGCTGGCGATGATCGGCCTCGGTCTGGTTTCCCAGGATCGCCCTCCGAGGCGGTGA